One segment of Streptomyces sp. NA02950 DNA contains the following:
- a CDS encoding flavoprotein, producing the protein MTTNRVLYLFGSAAPPVLNIAGVIERAQSADWDVCLGFTPTAARWLDEELPALAELTGHPVRSRYKLPWEPDVWPPADVAVLAPATFNTINQWALGITEKFIVGFVAEAIGKGIPTVTMPCVNAAYVQHTQFDTSVATLRAMGVRVLYGEGGFMPNEPGQGRPDSYPWQLALEAAASVLTGGDAAQL; encoded by the coding sequence ATGACCACGAACCGCGTGCTCTACCTGTTCGGAAGTGCCGCCCCGCCCGTGCTGAACATCGCCGGTGTTATTGAGCGAGCGCAGTCGGCCGACTGGGATGTCTGCCTCGGATTTACCCCCACGGCCGCACGCTGGCTTGACGAAGAGCTGCCAGCCTTGGCGGAGCTGACCGGGCACCCGGTGCGCAGCCGGTACAAGCTGCCCTGGGAGCCCGACGTCTGGCCCCCTGCGGATGTCGCCGTCCTCGCACCCGCCACCTTCAACACGATCAACCAGTGGGCCCTGGGCATCACCGAAAAGTTCATTGTGGGATTCGTGGCCGAGGCGATCGGCAAGGGCATCCCCACCGTGACCATGCCGTGCGTCAACGCCGCCTACGTCCAGCACACGCAGTTCGACACCAGCGTTGCCACGCTCCGCGCGATGGGCGTACGCGTGCTGTACGGGGAGGGCGGGTTCATGCCCAACGAGCCGGGCCAGGGCCGACCGGACAGCTATCCGTGGCAGCTGGCACTCGAAGCAGCGGCGTCAGTCCTCACCGGGGGCGACGCGGCTCAGCTGTGA
- a CDS encoding helix-turn-helix domain-containing protein — MPLPGDEHTGARIAHHRKRAGLTQRGLAQKVPYSYSLLTQVESGHKPASPDLVAAVAKALCIDVTALTGQPYVTELQQDRLAALVRPIREALDLYDLGADPAISPRPIPQLVAAAEHLCQQVRATKLHDAALDLPDTIAEITTAAYRAPSSELWAALSSTYRTAHDLAVKLGYYDLSTVALDRMDWAASRASDPLLSAVRQYMRALVYFREGEYTIGKRLVASGQGLLEQSPQTRARQAVAGQLHLGASIIAARAHDADAVRNHLAEARSYADRVGEATDVHWLSFGPTNVTVHAVSAHVEMRHYGEALREAAKVRIPKDWAVSRAAHFYVDQARAQMEAGRSEAALKSMVTARRLAPQQTRYHSGARETIRGLIHLSRRTPDTLDHLAAWVGL; from the coding sequence ATGCCGCTCCCCGGCGACGAACACACGGGTGCTCGGATCGCACATCACCGGAAACGAGCTGGGCTGACTCAGCGCGGGTTGGCTCAGAAAGTCCCCTACTCATACAGCCTGCTCACACAGGTGGAGTCCGGACACAAGCCAGCCAGCCCCGACTTGGTGGCCGCGGTGGCCAAAGCGCTGTGCATCGACGTCACCGCGCTGACTGGCCAGCCCTACGTGACCGAGTTGCAGCAGGACCGGTTGGCCGCGCTGGTTCGCCCGATCCGTGAAGCCCTCGACCTCTACGACCTGGGGGCCGATCCGGCGATCAGTCCTCGTCCGATTCCCCAACTCGTCGCAGCTGCCGAGCACCTGTGTCAGCAGGTCCGGGCCACGAAACTCCATGACGCCGCTCTCGACCTTCCCGACACGATCGCGGAGATCACTACAGCGGCGTATCGGGCGCCGTCATCGGAGTTGTGGGCCGCGCTGTCGAGCACGTACCGCACCGCGCACGACCTGGCCGTGAAGCTGGGTTACTACGACCTGTCGACGGTGGCTCTGGACCGCATGGACTGGGCTGCATCGCGTGCTTCGGATCCGCTGCTTTCCGCGGTACGTCAGTACATGCGTGCGCTGGTCTACTTCCGAGAGGGCGAATACACGATCGGCAAGCGGCTCGTCGCCTCCGGGCAGGGACTGTTGGAGCAGTCGCCTCAGACCCGGGCGAGGCAGGCCGTTGCCGGGCAGCTTCACCTCGGGGCGAGCATCATCGCGGCCCGAGCCCATGACGCAGATGCGGTTCGGAACCACCTTGCGGAGGCGAGGTCCTACGCGGACCGGGTCGGCGAAGCGACTGACGTCCACTGGCTGTCCTTCGGGCCCACGAACGTCACCGTGCACGCGGTGTCCGCCCATGTCGAGATGCGGCACTACGGTGAAGCGCTGCGGGAGGCCGCGAAGGTGCGGATACCCAAGGATTGGGCCGTGTCCCGCGCGGCTCACTTCTACGTCGATCAAGCACGCGCCCAGATGGAAGCGGGACGTTCCGAAGCGGCCTTGAAGTCCATGGTCACCGCGCGCAGGCTGGCGCCCCAACAGACGCGGTACCACTCAGGCGCGCGAGAGACCATCAGGGGCCTGATCCACCTGTCCCGCCGCACGCCGGACACCCTCGACCACCTGGCTGCCTGGGTGGGTCTCTAG
- the fxsT gene encoding FxSxx-COOH system tetratricopeptide repeat protein yields the protein MTGDITQPALPPQIGPATSGSRSPALGTNYGTVHTGDVRVQTPVALPPPVDLPTPHGMHNLPRPASHRFVGREGETANLKRALHPRNARTPTQVVTQTVSGLGGIGKSSLALHYAHSHRTEYTGVWWINAEIPETITASLAQLTARLTPGIDTSTIASDVLAEWALVWLETHPGWLLVYDNATDPHHLAPYLARLTGGSHLITSRLTHGWDALADEPLHLDVLGLEAAASLLRHLASRNDAAEYSAAAGLAAELGCLPLALEQAGTYVRRTRNTFSGYLERFRAQTARMLATPGNGDPHSTTIARTWRVTVDTIANRDPLAVRLLQIMAWLAPNDIPRDLLDGLANDPGAEADALALLADFSMITLTETTAATHRLVQAVARTPDPDDPHRTEHAITKACATSTSLLMAALPQEPEINPTGWPRWRDLLPHIETHLTHFRTDTTDTALILHGTSRFLLSQRQPVQATAYAERAAAASARLHGEDHPTTLACRHSLARAYQVAENLNQAISLHEQTLTDSIRTLGKDHPHTLIFRHSLAGAHLNAGNLARAIPLYEQTLTDHIRVLGNDHPNTLTSRHSLAHAYQAAGDPDRAIPLHKQTLTDQIRILGKDHPQTLNSCNDLAYAYELTGDLVPAVRLFKQTLDSRIRILGKDHPDTLTSRNNLAGIYLAAGNLSRAIPLYEQTLTHSIRVLGEDHPQTLISRNNLAVAYKAAGDPNRAIPLHKQILTDRVRILGEDHPDTLASRNNLAHAYKGAGDLNRAIPLYEQTLTACVRVLGEDHPMTRTVRDNLRQARSDSA from the coding sequence ATGACCGGAGACATCACGCAGCCCGCCTTACCGCCCCAGATCGGCCCAGCCACCTCTGGGAGCCGGTCACCTGCCCTGGGGACCAATTACGGCACCGTCCACACAGGAGACGTGCGCGTCCAAACCCCGGTGGCACTACCACCACCGGTAGACCTGCCCACGCCGCACGGGATGCACAACCTTCCACGGCCCGCCTCGCACCGATTCGTGGGCCGGGAGGGGGAAACAGCCAACCTGAAACGCGCCCTGCACCCCAGAAATGCGCGGACCCCCACGCAGGTAGTGACACAGACCGTCTCCGGTCTAGGCGGAATCGGGAAGTCCTCCCTGGCCCTGCACTACGCCCATAGTCACCGCACCGAGTACACGGGGGTCTGGTGGATCAATGCCGAGATCCCCGAGACCATCACCGCGTCCCTCGCCCAGCTGACTGCCCGTCTCACCCCTGGAATCGACACCAGCACCATCGCGAGCGACGTCCTGGCCGAATGGGCCCTGGTCTGGCTGGAGACCCACCCCGGGTGGCTTCTGGTCTACGACAACGCCACCGACCCTCACCACCTCGCCCCCTATTTGGCCAGGCTGACCGGTGGCAGCCACCTCATCACCAGCCGACTCACCCACGGCTGGGACGCGCTAGCCGACGAGCCGCTGCACCTGGACGTCCTGGGCCTAGAGGCTGCCGCCAGCCTGCTGCGCCACTTGGCCAGTCGAAACGATGCAGCCGAGTACTCGGCCGCCGCGGGACTGGCCGCCGAACTGGGCTGCTTGCCTCTGGCACTGGAGCAAGCGGGTACGTACGTCCGCCGTACGCGCAACACCTTCTCCGGCTACCTGGAACGCTTCCGTGCGCAGACCGCCCGCATGCTTGCCACCCCCGGCAACGGCGACCCTCACAGCACCACCATCGCCCGCACCTGGCGCGTCACCGTCGACACGATCGCCAACCGCGATCCCTTGGCCGTCCGCCTACTTCAGATCATGGCCTGGCTCGCTCCGAACGATATCCCCCGCGACCTGCTGGACGGTCTTGCCAACGACCCTGGCGCGGAAGCCGACGCTCTGGCCCTCCTCGCCGACTTCAGCATGATCACGCTCACCGAGACCACTGCGGCCACCCACCGCCTGGTCCAAGCCGTCGCCCGCACCCCTGACCCTGACGACCCCCACCGCACCGAACACGCCATCACCAAAGCCTGTGCCACCAGCACATCCCTCCTCATGGCCGCCCTCCCCCAGGAACCGGAGATCAACCCGACGGGATGGCCACGCTGGCGCGACCTACTCCCCCACATAGAGACCCATCTCACCCATTTCCGCACAGACACCACGGACACCGCCCTCATCCTGCACGGCACGTCCCGCTTCCTACTGAGCCAACGTCAACCCGTCCAAGCCACCGCCTATGCCGAACGTGCCGCCGCTGCCTCAGCCCGTCTCCACGGCGAGGACCACCCCACCACCCTGGCTTGCCGTCACAGCCTCGCCAGGGCCTACCAGGTGGCAGAGAACCTGAACCAGGCAATCTCCCTGCACGAACAGACCCTCACCGACAGCATCCGGACCCTAGGCAAAGACCACCCCCACACCCTGATCTTTCGTCACAGCCTCGCAGGGGCCCATCTCAACGCGGGGAATCTGGCTCGCGCCATTCCCCTGTACGAGCAGACTCTCACCGACCACATCCGGGTGCTGGGCAATGACCACCCCAACACCCTGACCTCGCGTCACAGCCTCGCCCACGCCTACCAGGCGGCGGGGGACCCGGACCGGGCGATCCCCCTGCACAAGCAGACCCTCACCGACCAGATCCGGATCCTAGGCAAAGACCACCCCCAGACCCTGAACTCCTGCAACGACCTCGCCTACGCCTATGAGTTGACAGGAGATCTGGTCCCAGCCGTCCGTCTGTTCAAGCAGACGCTCGACAGCCGGATCCGGATCCTGGGCAAAGACCACCCCGACACACTGACCTCCCGCAACAACCTCGCGGGGATCTACCTGGCGGCGGGGAATCTGAGCCGGGCCATCCCCCTGTACGAGCAGACCCTCACCCACAGCATCCGGGTGCTAGGCGAAGACCACCCCCAGACCCTGATCTCGCGCAACAACCTCGCGGTGGCCTATAAGGCGGCAGGGGACCCGAACCGGGCCATCCCCCTGCACAAGCAGATCCTCACCGACCGGGTGCGGATCCTGGGCGAAGACCACCCCGACACCCTGGCTTCCCGCAACAACCTTGCACATGCCTACAAAGGAGCAGGGGACCTGAACCGCGCCATCCCGCTGTACGAGCAGACCCTCACCGCATGCGTCCGCGTCCTGGGCGAGGACCACCCCATGACGCGTACCGTGCGGGACAACCTGCGGCAGGCGCGTTCCGACTCCGCCTGA
- a CDS encoding nuclear transport factor 2 family protein, whose protein sequence is MTDATRDLFERYHACWESRDPDRIAGLHTADSVFHLHAGQDPVRGPAAIREAAAGMFELVPDLAFDLVSLRVGEDFWVVQWKLSGTSAAGVAVDIDLADFVLVEDGAVKEKHSYVDGVAMQAALAPAGVLSSPFPASKA, encoded by the coding sequence ATGACCGATGCCACTCGCGATCTCTTCGAGCGCTACCACGCCTGCTGGGAGTCCCGCGACCCTGACCGGATCGCGGGACTCCACACGGCCGACTCGGTGTTCCATCTGCACGCGGGTCAGGACCCCGTGCGTGGTCCGGCTGCCATTCGGGAGGCGGCGGCCGGAATGTTCGAGCTGGTACCCGACTTGGCGTTCGACCTCGTCTCGCTCCGCGTCGGAGAGGACTTCTGGGTTGTCCAGTGGAAGCTGAGCGGCACCTCCGCGGCCGGGGTCGCCGTCGATATCGACCTCGCGGACTTCGTCCTGGTCGAGGACGGGGCGGTGAAGGAGAAGCACTCCTATGTCGACGGAGTGGCCATGCAGGCCGCGTTGGCGCCCGCCGGCGTCCTCAGTTCCCCGTTCCCGGCGTCGAAGGCGTGA
- a CDS encoding endonuclease/exonuclease/phosphatase family protein, with protein MRVTRTSDRRLTVASWNLHEGVPSSGVLDAPSPHTVEEVVALLAERDVDIAAFQEVGFDGRGHSEVLDAVRKNTALRHVAAHPLHDSSFFPGRRSGVAVVSRFPVRDYRHYMLPNPRLHIHVDDKEIHSHDKGLVRATIALGHTELDVASLHALPFYLFQRAPDEADFKEIWDALSDELHRHVESRPLLVCGDFNTEDRRLVLNLDNPPLVSSLEGRHTYRGRSVDDILYAPGISLVGIETIDNFSDHRACVASFRMPPRPLQKAPQRT; from the coding sequence ATGCGGGTGACGCGGACGAGTGACCGCCGGCTGACGGTGGCGAGCTGGAACCTGCATGAAGGCGTGCCGAGTTCGGGGGTACTGGATGCCCCGTCGCCGCACACTGTGGAGGAGGTGGTCGCTCTCCTCGCGGAGAGGGACGTCGACATCGCGGCCTTCCAGGAAGTCGGATTCGACGGTCGGGGGCATTCGGAGGTCCTCGACGCGGTCCGCAAGAACACGGCGCTGCGGCACGTCGCCGCGCACCCGCTGCACGACTCCTCGTTCTTCCCCGGCCGCCGCAGTGGCGTTGCTGTGGTCAGCAGGTTCCCGGTACGGGACTACAGGCACTACATGCTGCCCAACCCCAGGCTGCACATCCACGTCGACGACAAGGAGATCCACAGCCACGACAAGGGCCTCGTGCGCGCGACCATTGCCCTGGGGCATACCGAACTCGACGTCGCCTCGCTGCACGCCCTCCCGTTCTATCTCTTTCAACGAGCCCCGGATGAGGCCGATTTCAAGGAAATCTGGGACGCGCTCTCCGACGAACTGCACCGTCACGTCGAAAGCCGTCCCCTGTTGGTGTGTGGCGACTTCAATACCGAGGACAGGAGGCTCGTCCTGAACCTGGACAACCCTCCCCTGGTCAGCTCTCTGGAAGGCCGGCACACCTATCGGGGCAGATCCGTCGACGACATTCTCTATGCTCCGGGCATCAGCCTCGTCGGCATCGAGACCATCGACAACTTCTCGGACCACCGGGCCTGCGTTGCGTCCTTCCGCATGCCCCCCAGACCTCTTCAGAAGGCCCCTCAGCGCACCTGA
- a CDS encoding class I SAM-dependent methyltransferase, with protein MPTIPPAGGRPAADEPHQHRGAAESFGSDAERYDRARPRYPDALVHRIVTAVPGPEVLSVGCGTGIDARQFQAAGCTVLGVEPDARMADLARRGGVETDVATFEAWDAGGRSFDAVVAAQAWHWIDPVAGAAKAARVLRPGGLLAAFWNVFQLPPDVAEAFAAVYARVLPDSPFNAQAMRKQGPDAYRALFAKAADRIREAGAFAEPEQWRYDWEWTYTRDAWLDQLPTHGTLTQLPPDQLQEVLTGVGAAIDAMGGSFTMPYTTVAVTAERTR; from the coding sequence ATGCCCACTATACCTCCGGCGGGCGGTCGCCCCGCCGCGGACGAACCCCATCAACACCGCGGGGCGGCCGAGTCGTTCGGCTCGGACGCCGAACGCTACGACCGGGCCCGCCCCCGCTACCCCGACGCCCTGGTGCACCGCATCGTCACCGCGGTCCCCGGCCCCGAGGTCCTCTCCGTCGGCTGCGGCACCGGCATCGACGCCCGCCAGTTCCAGGCCGCCGGATGCACGGTGCTCGGCGTCGAGCCCGACGCACGCATGGCCGACCTGGCCCGGCGCGGCGGGGTCGAGACCGACGTGGCGACCTTCGAAGCGTGGGACGCCGGGGGCCGCTCCTTCGACGCGGTCGTCGCCGCCCAGGCCTGGCACTGGATCGATCCGGTCGCGGGCGCGGCCAAGGCGGCCCGGGTGCTGCGTCCCGGCGGCCTGCTGGCAGCGTTCTGGAACGTCTTCCAGCTCCCGCCCGACGTGGCGGAAGCCTTCGCCGCGGTCTACGCGCGCGTGCTGCCCGACTCGCCCTTCAACGCCCAGGCGATGCGGAAGCAGGGCCCGGACGCGTACCGGGCCCTCTTCGCCAAGGCCGCCGACAGGATCCGCGAGGCGGGTGCGTTCGCCGAACCGGAGCAGTGGCGCTACGACTGGGAGTGGACCTACACCCGCGACGCCTGGCTCGACCAGCTCCCCACCCACGGCACCCTCACCCAACTCCCCCCGGACCAGTTGCAAGAGGTGCTGACAGGCGTCGGCGCCGCCATCGACGCGATGGGCGGCAGCTTCACGATGCCGTACACGACGGTGGCGGTCACCGCGGAGCGGACCCGATAG
- a CDS encoding TetR/AcrR family transcriptional regulator, with product MPTGVAMRDVREQLFGAAERILLRDGPSALTSRAVTTEAGCAKGVLHRHFADFDAFLAELVRDRIARLGHQATALHDAAGTGTVVGNLAGALTDLFESVAVAIVGLVTSRDELRARLRETTPTGVPVLTEATAVLAAYLTAERDLGRLAPDADVPTLAPTLIGAGHLLFADREGTPPDTDAVHKVVTTVIGGAVREPRR from the coding sequence ATGCCGACCGGCGTGGCCATGCGGGATGTACGCGAGCAGCTGTTCGGCGCGGCCGAACGGATCCTGCTCCGGGACGGGCCGAGCGCGCTCACCAGCCGCGCGGTCACCACGGAGGCGGGCTGTGCCAAGGGCGTTCTGCACCGGCACTTCGCCGACTTCGACGCCTTCCTCGCCGAACTCGTCCGCGACCGCATCGCCCGGCTGGGCCACCAGGCCACCGCCCTGCACGACGCCGCCGGGACCGGCACGGTGGTCGGCAACCTCGCCGGAGCGCTGACCGATCTGTTCGAGTCGGTCGCCGTGGCCATCGTCGGGCTCGTCACCTCCCGGGACGAACTGCGCGCCCGCCTGCGCGAGACCACGCCGACCGGCGTCCCGGTCCTGACCGAGGCCACCGCCGTGCTCGCCGCCTATCTCACCGCCGAACGCGACCTCGGCCGCCTCGCGCCGGACGCCGACGTCCCTACGCTCGCCCCCACGCTGATCGGCGCCGGACATCTGCTCTTCGCCGACCGCGAGGGCACTCCGCCGGACACGGATGCGGTCCACAAGGTCGTGACCACGGTCATCGGCGGTGCGGTGCGGGAACCCAGGCGATGA
- a CDS encoding ATP/GTP-binding protein, producing the protein MVSVPSPTHGAHSVTAAEQPPLPVKLVIAGGFGVGKTTAVGAISEIRPLTTEAAITEVAAGVDDLTHTPGKTTTTVAMDFGCITIDPTLKLYLFGTPGQERFGFMWDDVVEGALGGLVIVDTRRLDDCYAAVDYFEHKDIPFAVAVNAFDGEVQHTLDEVRWALDISEHTPLVVFDARETGSVRDALLVVLDVALTRAEAAGPTQQG; encoded by the coding sequence ATGGTCTCCGTGCCGTCCCCGACTCACGGGGCACACTCCGTGACAGCGGCTGAACAACCGCCCCTGCCGGTCAAGTTGGTCATCGCCGGTGGCTTCGGGGTCGGCAAGACCACGGCGGTGGGCGCGATCTCCGAGATCCGCCCGCTGACGACGGAGGCGGCCATCACGGAGGTCGCGGCGGGCGTGGACGACCTCACCCACACCCCGGGCAAGACCACCACCACGGTCGCCATGGACTTCGGCTGCATCACCATCGACCCCACCCTGAAGCTCTACCTGTTCGGCACCCCGGGCCAGGAGCGGTTCGGCTTCATGTGGGACGACGTGGTCGAGGGCGCACTCGGCGGCCTGGTGATCGTGGACACCCGCCGCCTGGACGACTGCTACGCGGCGGTCGACTACTTCGAGCACAAGGACATTCCCTTCGCCGTCGCCGTGAACGCCTTCGACGGCGAGGTCCAGCACACCCTGGACGAGGTCCGCTGGGCCCTGGACATCTCCGAACACACCCCCCTGGTCGTCTTCGACGCCCGCGAAACCGGCTCCGTCCGCGACGCCCTCCTGGTCGTCCTCGACGTGGCCCTCACCCGCGCCGAAGCCGCCGGACCCACCCAGCAGGGCTGA
- a CDS encoding DUF742 domain-containing protein, translated as MAAGEPAPHDAENSARTASEGAEPKQPSEPTDAERPADPSGAAEPADPAGRASAIRPFLLTAGRVSGSGTAPPLPVETQIVTTPEGLTALRSLTFERHDLVAACRHPQSVAELAARLRLHLNVVRVLAEDLCAAGHLAVHVPNARTVQDISVLRRVIDGLRAVPDSRGTLRDSG; from the coding sequence ATGGCCGCCGGTGAACCGGCCCCGCACGATGCGGAGAACAGCGCTCGGACCGCATCGGAGGGAGCCGAGCCGAAGCAACCGTCGGAGCCGACGGACGCGGAGAGACCGGCGGATCCGTCGGGTGCCGCCGAACCAGCGGACCCGGCGGGCCGCGCTTCCGCGATCCGGCCGTTCCTGCTGACCGCGGGCCGGGTCTCGGGGAGCGGCACCGCTCCACCGCTCCCGGTCGAGACCCAGATCGTGACGACGCCGGAAGGGCTGACGGCCCTGCGCTCGCTCACCTTCGAACGCCACGACCTCGTCGCGGCCTGCCGACACCCGCAGTCGGTGGCGGAGCTGGCCGCCCGGCTGCGACTCCACCTCAACGTCGTCCGGGTCCTGGCGGAGGACCTGTGCGCCGCCGGACATCTGGCGGTCCACGTGCCGAACGCCAGGACAGTCCAGGACATCTCCGTACTGCGAAGGGTTATCGATGGTCTCCGTGCCGTCCCCGACTCACGGGGCACACTCCGTGACAGCGGCTGA
- a CDS encoding roadblock/LC7 domain-containing protein yields the protein MNTPTDNSGSTADEPTDLRAAAADFTWLLDRFATQTAGVVDAIAVSSDGLLIAVSQLREQADSERLAAIVSGVTSLAAGASGNYGLGSLNKVIIDLEGGHVLVSSIGCGAVLGVVTSKEAKLGNIAYEMTLFANRAGAALTPQLVLELKKSAGATG from the coding sequence GTGAACACGCCGACAGATAACAGCGGTTCCACGGCGGACGAACCCACCGATCTACGAGCCGCCGCGGCCGACTTCACCTGGCTGCTCGACCGCTTCGCCACCCAGACCGCCGGTGTGGTGGACGCCATCGCGGTGTCCTCCGACGGTCTGCTGATCGCCGTCTCCCAGCTGCGCGAGCAGGCCGACTCCGAGCGGCTCGCCGCGATCGTCTCCGGTGTGACGTCCCTCGCCGCCGGTGCGTCCGGCAACTACGGCCTGGGCAGCCTCAACAAGGTCATCATCGATCTGGAGGGCGGCCATGTGCTGGTGTCGTCCATCGGCTGCGGTGCCGTGCTCGGCGTGGTGACCTCGAAGGAGGCGAAGCTGGGCAACATCGCCTACGAGATGACCCTGTTCGCCAACCGGGCGGGGGCCGCGCTCACCCCCCAGCTCGTACTGGAGCTGAAGAAGAGCGCGGGCGCCACCGGCTGA